The Sphingobacterium lactis sequence CCAGGGCACAAGAGAAGAGCAGAAATCAGCCATCCGATCCAGTCTTTCAAAAGAGACGATCGAAGCCAGCAAGGGCAAGTTGGCTGCTGAGGTATTTGCCAATCTTTCCGGTGTTTCCCTGCTCAATACGGGCCATTCCGTAGCAAAACCTGTTATTCACGGGCTGCACAGCAACCGCGTGCTCTTATTGAACCACGGCGTGAAACAGGAAGGACAGCAATGGGGAATGGAACATGCGCCAGAGATGGACCCTTTCACCGCGGATGAATTCGAAGTGATCAAAGGGGCGCAGGCAGTGCGCTATGGCGCCGATGCCCTGGGTGGTGTCCTGATTGCGAGATCTGAAAATATCGACCCTAATGCATTCAAAGGACGTGCAGATCTAATCGGACAATCCAATGGCAGAGGTGGCACAGCCAATCTGCAATTCTCCGGAGGCATCAACAGGATCCCACAGCTTGCTTGGAAGGCCCAAGTATCGGGCAAAAAGCTCGGTGATATCCGTACTGCAGATTATAATCTGGGAAACACCGGCGTTCAGGAGCTCAACTTTTCAGGACAGCTTCAATACCGCCGGAACAACAGTTTCATGGAAGCCTATTACAGCCGCTTCGCTACCGAATTGGGGGTATTCTATGGTGCCCATATCGGCAGCGTGGAAGACATCTATGCACGGATCGAACATGGCGAACCTTTTGAGAAATACGACTTCAGTTATGCGATCAATGCACCGAAACAACGTGTGGACCATCAACTCGGAAAACTGAAATACCAACAGCAGTTCGATTCTGGGCTGGCGTTGGAAGCGCAGTATGCCTGGCAGCAGAACCACCGCAAGGAATTCGACATGCGCCGCGCCGTTTCCGATGATGTCCCGATGTCGGACATGGTACTGACCAGTCAAGCGTTGGACCTGATCCTACGTTATAAAAACCACAGTGTAGGCCTTAATGCCGGTACACAGGTGAACAACAATGTGACCGGAACGGGCACAACGCCGATAATTCCGAATTTTGACAGCTATAATCTGGGCCTTTTCGGCATCCACCAATTCCAATGGAATACGCTGACCCTGGAAGCGGGATGGCGCTACGATTTCAAATACTTTGATGCCGCCGGATACCGCTATCGCTTCAATAAGGAGGAGGATGTGCCGGAACAATACCTGCTGGAAGACACCCGGCAGTTCCACAACTTTTCCGGATCCTTAGGTGTGGTCTATCCGATCTCCGAAAAATGGCAGTATAAATCCAGTATCGGACTCGCATGGCGAGCACCTACGGCCAACGAATTGTATAGCGATGGTGTTCACCACGCAGCAGCAATCTATGAAATCGGAAACTTGGACCTGAAGGCCGAACAGGGCGTCAAATGGGTAAATTCGATCAGTCACCGAGCAGAGACGTGGTCCCTGACAGCGGATGTCTACGGTCAGCTTATCCACAACTACATCTATGCAGCGCCCAATCCGGATTCCATTCGGCAGACCATCCGAGGTACTTTCCCCGTATTCAGCTATGCACAGGTCAATGCGCTTTTCTACGGTGCTGATCTGCAATTCGACTGGAAGGTTATTCCGTCGATCAAGTATAGCCTACAGGCATCGCTGGTGCGCGCAAAGGACCAATCTGCGGATACGTATCTGCCCTACATCCCTTCGGATAGATTGCAGCATGCAATCCAGTGGTATTTCGGAAAAACGGATGCCGCATACCTAAAGTTTGGTCATGAGTTCGTGGCCGAGCAAAAGCGCTTCGAAGCTGGGACGGACTACACCTCTCCGCCCCCGGCCTATCACCTGTTCAATGCTTTCATTACGCAGCCTCTTGCCGTGGGCAAGCAGCAATTACATATTTCCCTAGCGGTGGAAAACCTGTTCAACACCTCTTACAAAGACTATATGGACAGATTCCACTACTACGCGCACCGCCCGGGAAGAAACTTTATTCTATCCTTAAACTTTAAATTTTAACACCAAAAAATCATGAAAAAGTACATTTTAACCTTATCTATAATTGCTTCAGCATTCGCATTCCAATCTTGTTCCAAAGACGATCCGACACCGGAAATCGATCAGGAAGAAGTAGGTTCCGCAACGTTGGTATTCACGGAAGTGGAAGCGGAAGCGCATGACGACCATTTCCATTACAACGATATTGCCAATGCGGAAAAGGACAGCATCAAATTCTCCGGTGAGAAATTCCTGCCACCAGTAGGTGCACACATGCACCTGGAAGTTGGTAAGGCTTACCGCTTCGAGCTGAAGGTTACAGATTTTGCCGGCCGTCCGAGTCAATCTACATTTGTCGAGCGTGCCGACCAGCACTTTGCCTTCCTATTGAATATTCCAAAAGATGCATTGGCGGTTTCCTATGCCGATGTAAACAAAGCGGGTGATAAAGTGAAAGTCGGTGTTACAGGTTACATCCGTGTATTGAAACAAACAGAGAGCTTTAATTTCCGTTACGTTATGCGCCACCTCAACCCAGGTGTTAAAGAGAGCATCAATACCACGACGGATATCTTCAATGCCGATTTCAATAAATTCGGTGGAGCGAACGATTTAGACCTTAAATTCGAACTTCACCTGGTAGAAGGTGAACACGATGGTCATGACCATTAATTCATAGCATTCAAAATCAATAGCTTGCCGAAATATGCAAGCTATTGTTGCAGAATACCCAAAATAAATATTATTTTTGGCCTGCCGCCTCCGTAGTTCAATGGATAGAATGTCAGATTCCGGTTCTGATGATGTAGGTTCGATTCCCACCGGAGGTACTTGAAAAGCTCGTCGTAGACGAGCTTTTGTATTTAGTAGTAAGTAGTAAGTATTTAGACCTAGGGCGGGTTGCCAGACCTCTTTAGCCTTGATTAGCATTAAATTTATTGATCTTTAGACTGTGGCTGGTTCAGTGGGAACACCTCGTCGTAAACGAGCTTTTGTATTTAGTAGTAAGTAGTAAGTATTTTGACTTATGGCGGGTTGCCAGGCCTCTTTAGCCTTGATTAGCATTAAATTTATTGATCTTTAGACTATGGCTGGCATGGCTATTAGGAGCCTAGCGAAAAATGGGATTTGTCTTTCACGCTGGTGCGGAATTTTGGTGGGGCCTGGAAGGAATATGATAGATGGACCATTATAGTTATACGCTAGGCAACCCCGTCATTGTGTAACTATTTTAGCAGCTATGGTAAAAACCCACGCAACCCCGCTAGGGGTGTAACTATTTTAGCAA is a genomic window containing:
- a CDS encoding TonB-dependent receptor, encoding MLKYIWALALVILMANSQAQSTSAPYIKGIVLDEEQKPIFGASITVVGSKSSTVSDSQGHFRIHKDDGHEHMVLRVSALGYETFEYPIHAHDGELLKVTLRTYAEKIEAVAVQGTREEQKSAIRSSLSKETIEASKGKLAAEVFANLSGVSLLNTGHSVAKPVIHGLHSNRVLLLNHGVKQEGQQWGMEHAPEMDPFTADEFEVIKGAQAVRYGADALGGVLIARSENIDPNAFKGRADLIGQSNGRGGTANLQFSGGINRIPQLAWKAQVSGKKLGDIRTADYNLGNTGVQELNFSGQLQYRRNNSFMEAYYSRFATELGVFYGAHIGSVEDIYARIEHGEPFEKYDFSYAINAPKQRVDHQLGKLKYQQQFDSGLALEAQYAWQQNHRKEFDMRRAVSDDVPMSDMVLTSQALDLILRYKNHSVGLNAGTQVNNNVTGTGTTPIIPNFDSYNLGLFGIHQFQWNTLTLEAGWRYDFKYFDAAGYRYRFNKEEDVPEQYLLEDTRQFHNFSGSLGVVYPISEKWQYKSSIGLAWRAPTANELYSDGVHHAAAIYEIGNLDLKAEQGVKWVNSISHRAETWSLTADVYGQLIHNYIYAAPNPDSIRQTIRGTFPVFSYAQVNALFYGADLQFDWKVIPSIKYSLQASLVRAKDQSADTYLPYIPSDRLQHAIQWYFGKTDAAYLKFGHEFVAEQKRFEAGTDYTSPPPAYHLFNAFITQPLAVGKQQLHISLAVENLFNTSYKDYMDRFHYYAHRPGRNFILSLNFKF